Proteins from one Streptomyces genisteinicus genomic window:
- a CDS encoding SLC13 family permease — protein sequence MSTVVAEILSVVLLLGVLAFGVARPRGLPEAVAAVPAAAVLVGVGAVAPAAAWEQVRELLPVVGFLAVVLVLAQLCADEGLFTSAGALVARLCAGGPVPLLGGVFALASLVTAALSLDATVVLLTPVVFATTARLGARPRPHVYATAHLANSASLLLPVSNLTNLLAFTASGLSFTRFAGLMALPWLAAIAVEYAVFRRFFRSDLAAGAAPAGPVERPRLPLFATVVLGLTLAGFVVTSFAGASPVWAALAGTLVLAVRALTRRRTTVRRLAGSAAPLFCLFVLALGVVVGAVVDNGLGDALGRVLPEGHSLAALLAVAAVAAVLANLINNLPAVLALVPILAPAGPGPVLAALIGVNIGPNLTYVGSLATLLWRRVLHEHEHPPLLRDFTLLGLVTVPATLVASTAALWAALHTIGV from the coding sequence CTGAGCACCGTCGTAGCCGAGATCCTGTCGGTCGTCCTGCTGCTGGGGGTGCTGGCCTTCGGTGTGGCACGGCCCCGGGGCCTGCCGGAGGCCGTCGCGGCCGTGCCCGCCGCCGCCGTGCTGGTGGGCGTCGGAGCCGTCGCACCCGCCGCCGCGTGGGAGCAGGTGCGGGAACTGCTGCCGGTGGTGGGCTTCCTCGCCGTGGTGCTGGTCCTCGCGCAGCTCTGCGCGGACGAGGGGCTGTTCACGTCCGCGGGCGCGCTGGTCGCGCGCCTGTGCGCGGGCGGGCCGGTGCCCCTCCTGGGCGGTGTGTTCGCGCTGGCGTCCCTCGTCACGGCGGCGCTCAGCCTGGACGCCACGGTGGTGCTGCTGACCCCGGTGGTCTTCGCGACCACCGCCCGCCTCGGCGCACGGCCCCGTCCGCACGTCTACGCGACGGCGCACCTGGCGAACTCGGCCTCCCTCCTGCTGCCCGTCTCGAACCTCACCAATCTGCTCGCCTTCACCGCGAGCGGCCTGTCGTTCACCCGGTTCGCCGGTCTGATGGCGCTGCCGTGGCTGGCGGCGATCGCGGTCGAGTACGCGGTGTTCCGCCGGTTCTTCCGGTCCGACCTGGCGGCCGGGGCGGCGCCGGCGGGTCCGGTGGAGCGTCCCCGGCTGCCGCTGTTCGCGACGGTCGTGCTGGGGCTGACGCTCGCCGGCTTCGTGGTCACCTCGTTCGCGGGCGCGAGCCCGGTGTGGGCGGCTCTCGCGGGGACGCTGGTGCTCGCGGTGCGGGCGCTGACGCGGCGGCGGACGACGGTGCGCCGCCTCGCCGGCTCGGCAGCCCCGCTGTTCTGCCTGTTCGTACTGGCTCTCGGGGTCGTGGTGGGCGCGGTCGTCGACAACGGGCTGGGCGACGCGCTCGGGCGGGTGCTGCCCGAGGGCCACTCCCTGGCGGCGCTGCTGGCCGTCGCCGCCGTGGCGGCGGTCCTGGCCAACCTGATCAACAACCTGCCGGCGGTCCTCGCGCTCGTCCCGATCCTCGCTCCGGCGGGGCCGGGACCGGTGCTGGCGGCACTGATCGGCGTCAACATCGGGCCGAACCTGACGTACGTGGGCTCGCTGGCGACGCTGCTGTGGCGCCGTGTCCTGCACGAGCACGAGCACCCGCCGCTGCTGCGGGACTTCACCCTGCTGGGTCTGGTGACCGTGCCCGCCACACTGGTGGCATCCACCGCCGCCCTGTGGGCGGCGCTGCACACGATCGGAGTCTGA
- a CDS encoding aldo/keto reductase, whose product MKEHTFRIGGELDVRRLGFGAMRLPTEPAPERAASVAVLRRAVDLGVTLIDTAHLYGGGANEELIAEALHPYPEGLLVTTKVGVARTGPGGEWKLDGRPEILREQVEAALRRLRVERIGLLQLHRIDPDTPFGDQIGTLRELRDAGVVGHIGLSEVTVGELERARRTVEIASVQNRYNLLDREHEEVLAACEKHGIAFLPWRPVAAGASGAREEVAAVAAATGATATQVALAWLLARSPVMLPIPGTARLGHLEENLAAADVVLDAAQRTRLDGLAVPGASAPGTG is encoded by the coding sequence GTGAAGGAGCACACCTTCCGCATCGGCGGTGAACTGGACGTACGGCGGCTCGGGTTCGGGGCGATGCGCCTGCCGACCGAGCCGGCCCCGGAACGGGCCGCGTCGGTGGCGGTGCTGCGCCGCGCGGTCGATCTGGGCGTCACGCTGATCGACACCGCCCATCTGTACGGCGGGGGCGCCAACGAGGAACTGATCGCCGAGGCCCTGCACCCGTACCCGGAGGGCCTGCTGGTCACCACCAAGGTCGGGGTGGCGCGCACCGGTCCCGGCGGGGAGTGGAAGCTGGACGGCCGCCCGGAGATCCTGCGGGAACAGGTCGAGGCGGCGCTGCGCCGGCTGCGGGTGGAGCGGATCGGCCTGCTCCAGCTCCACCGGATCGACCCCGACACGCCGTTCGGCGACCAGATCGGCACCCTGCGGGAGCTGCGGGACGCGGGCGTCGTGGGCCACATCGGTCTGTCCGAGGTGACGGTCGGCGAGCTGGAGCGCGCCCGGCGGACCGTGGAGATCGCGAGCGTGCAGAACCGCTACAACCTCCTCGACCGCGAGCACGAGGAGGTGCTCGCCGCCTGCGAGAAGCACGGCATCGCCTTCCTGCCGTGGCGGCCCGTGGCGGCGGGTGCCTCGGGAGCACGCGAGGAGGTCGCCGCGGTGGCCGCCGCGACCGGAGCGACGGCGACACAGGTCGCGCTCGCCTGGCTGCTCGCGCGGTCCCCCGTGATGCTGCCGATCCCCGGCACCGCCCGCCTCGGTCATCTGGAGGAGAACCTCGCCGCCGCGGACGTGGTGCTCGACGCGGCGCAGCGCACGCGTCTCGACGGGCTGGCGGTGCCCGGCGCCAGCGCGCCCGGCACCGGCTGA
- a CDS encoding universal stress protein produces MSVVVWITEGTWAACVDAALRRTTAADRLVLLHVTDDDVAEAAHGAFAGLLGRGHGPHDPGTRVEELARAAAEELTGRAAARLDRPAERLLLHGRTGHEVVAAASGADLLVCARDGDRTVPGPHSLGPATRYVVDHASCPVLLV; encoded by the coding sequence ATGAGCGTCGTCGTCTGGATCACCGAGGGGACCTGGGCCGCGTGCGTGGACGCGGCGCTGCGCCGCACCACCGCCGCGGACCGGCTGGTGCTGCTGCACGTCACGGACGACGACGTCGCGGAGGCCGCGCACGGCGCGTTCGCCGGGCTGCTGGGGCGCGGGCACGGGCCGCACGACCCCGGCACCCGGGTCGAGGAGCTGGCGCGGGCCGCGGCCGAGGAGCTGACCGGCCGCGCGGCTGCCCGGCTGGACCGCCCGGCGGAGCGGCTGCTGCTGCACGGGCGGACAGGGCACGAGGTGGTGGCGGCGGCGTCCGGGGCCGACCTGCTGGTCTGCGCACGCGACGGCGACCGCACGGTTCCGGGCCCGCACTCGCTCGGCCCGGCCACCCGCTACGTGGTCGACCATGCGAGCTGCCCGGTCCTGCTGGTCTGA
- a CDS encoding DMT family transporter translates to MGQPLERGPQPPADGRRGPGLPPGPLLSAPGGTPPRPWPLLGAAILLEVGATLALRAALDHPAWYAVVLTGYAGAFTALALVLRAGLGVGVAYGVWAAAGVALTAVLASLLFGDALTWTTALGIALVVAGVLCVETGSPDRRGHPPDRRGRRTPGPPASRGKEPPV, encoded by the coding sequence GTGGGTCAACCACTGGAGCGAGGGCCACAACCGCCTGCCGACGGGCGCCGAGGACCCGGACTACCGCCCGGGCCGCTCCTGAGCGCGCCCGGCGGCACGCCGCCGCGGCCGTGGCCGCTGCTGGGCGCGGCGATCCTGCTGGAGGTCGGCGCCACCCTCGCGCTGCGTGCCGCCCTCGACCATCCGGCCTGGTACGCCGTGGTGCTGACGGGCTACGCCGGGGCGTTCACCGCGCTCGCCCTCGTCCTGCGCGCCGGCCTCGGGGTCGGTGTGGCGTACGGCGTCTGGGCTGCTGCGGGCGTCGCGCTCACGGCGGTCCTGGCGAGCCTGCTGTTCGGCGACGCGCTGACGTGGACGACCGCGCTGGGCATCGCCCTGGTCGTCGCCGGAGTGCTCTGCGTGGAGACGGGCTCGCCCGACCGCCGGGGGCACCCGCCCGACCGCCGGGGGCGGCGGACACCCGGCCCGCCCGCGTCCCGCGGGAAGGAGCCGCCCGTATGA